The Strigops habroptila isolate Jane chromosome 8, bStrHab1.2.pri, whole genome shotgun sequence genome includes a window with the following:
- the PROCR gene encoding LOW QUALITY PROTEIN: endothelial protein C receptor (The sequence of the model RefSeq protein was modified relative to this genomic sequence to represent the inferred CDS: inserted 1 base in 1 codon) has translation MGETWPDSHSPPPAAPPPXSCLTPRQASRGATIPVPIPTMLRLLLLCGALGCGADQAAPLTFTMLQQTRVSKGSSEFWGNASLDGQLSHLLEGLNVTQVLPLEPPDAWARRQQDVTTYLDYFGQLVKLFSKERPINYTQSLCCHLGCRLFPNGTAQSFYEVTLNGTAFLSFHVPNATWERRWPGRDAVATFAERELMKYPKTTRDLQHFLNTTCVGILQAQSAASGKQSSRSHTPLVLGLILGTFALLGMAVGIFLCTGGSC, from the exons ATGGGAGAGACCTGGCCGGACTCCCACTCTCCTCCTCCCGCAGCCCCACCTC TGTCCTGCTTAACTCCCCGCCAGGCCAGCCGTGGGGCCACCATTCCAGTCCCCATCCCCACAATGCTCCGGTTGCTGCTGCTCTGCGGGGCCCTGGGCTGTGGGGCGGACCAGGCGG CCCCGCTCACCTTCACCATGCTGCAGCAGACCCGTGTCTCCAAAGGCAGCTCTGAATTCTGGGGGAATGCCAGCCTGGATGGGCAGCTCAGCCATCTCCTGGAAGGGCTTAATGTCACCCAGGTGCTGCCGCTGGAGCCTCCGGATGCCTGGGCCAGGCGGCAGCAGGATGTGACCACCTACCTGGACTACTTCGGCCAGCTGGTGAAGCTCTTCAGCAAAGAGAGGCCTATCAACT ACACCCAGAGCCTGTGCTGCCACCTCGGCTGCCGCCTCTTCCCCAATGGCACAGCCCAAAGCTTCTACGAGGTGACACTCAACGGGACAGCTTTCCTGAGCTTCCATGTCCCCAATGCCACTTGGGAGCGGCGCTGGCCCGGCAGGGATGCGGTGGCCACCTTTGCTGAGAGGGAGCTGATGAAGTACCCCAAAACCACCCGGGATCTCCAGCATTTCCTCAACACCACCTGTGTGGGCATCCTGCAGGCTCAGAGTGCTGCGTCGG GTAAACAGAGCAGCCGGTCGCACACCCCGCTGGTGCTGGGCCTGATCCTGGGGACCTTCGCCTTGCTGGGCATGGCTGTAGGGATCTTCTTGTGCACAGGAGGGAGCTGCTAG
- the PFKL gene encoding ATP-dependent 6-phosphofructokinase, liver type, with translation MAAAELERLRMAGAGMAIAVLTSGGDAQGMNAAVRAVTRMGIYVGAKVFLIYEGYEGLVEGGDNIKQANWLSVSNIIQLGGTVIGSARCKAFTTRAGRLRAARNLVEHGITNLCVIGGDGSLTGADIFRSEWGGLLEELVRDGQISEEVARENCRLNIVGLVGSIDNDFCGTDMTIGTDSALHRIMEVIDAITTTAQSHQRTFVLEVMGRHCGYLALVSGLASGADWLFIPESPPEDGWEDLMCERLGETRSRGSRLNIIIIAEGAIDRNGKPISSNYVKDLVVQRLGFDTRVTVLGHVQRGGTPSAFDRVLSSKMGMEAVMALLEATPDTPACVVSLSGNQSVRLPLMECVQVTKDVQKAMDEKRFDEAIQLRGRSFENNWNIYKLLAHQKPAQEKSPFSLAILNVGAPAAGMNAAVRSAVRIGICQGHTVYVVSDGFEGLSKGQIREVGWHDVAGWLGRGGSMLGTKRTLPKTCMEKIVENVRKFNIQGLLVIGGFEAYEGVLQLVEARGQYEELCIVMCVIPATISNNVPGTDFSLGSDTAVNAAMESCDRIKQSASGTKRRVFIVETMGGYCGYLSTVTGIAVGADAAYVYEDPFTIHDLKANVEHLTDKMKTDIQRGLVLRNEKCHEHYTTEFLYNLYSSEGKGIFDCRINVLGHLQQGGAPTPFDRNYGTKLGVKAVLWMSEKLQEAYSKGRTFANSPESACVIGLRKKVVAFSPVTELKKVTDFEHRLPQEQWWLNLRLMLKMLANYQISLTEYISGTMEHVTRRTLSIEKGF, from the exons ATGGCGGCGGCGGAGCTGGAGCGGCTGCGGATGGCCGGGGCCGGCATGGCCATCGCCGTGCTCACCAGCGGCGGCGACGCGCAAG GGATGAACGCTGCCGTCCGCGCCGTCACCCGCATGGGGATATATGTGGGAGCCAAGGTCTTCCTCATCTATGAG GGCTACGAGGGGCTGGTGGAGGGGGGGGACAACATCAAGCAAGCCAACTGGCTCAGCGTCTCCAACATCATCCAGCTG ggCGGGACGGTGATCGGCAGCGCCCGCTGCAAAGCCTTCACCACGCGTGCGGGCCGCCTGCGGGCTGCCCGTAACCTGGTGGAGCACGGCATCACCAATCTCTGTGTCATCGGTGGGGATGGCAGCCTCACGGGCGCCGACATCTTCCGCTCCGAGTGGGGtgggctgctggaggagctggtcCGAGACG GGCAGATCAGCGAGGAGGTGGCGCGGGAGAACTGCCGCCTGAACATCGTGGGGCTGGTGGGCTCCATTGACAACGATTTCTGCGGCACTGACATGACCATCGGCACCGACTCGGCGCTACACCGCATCATGGAGGTGATCGACGCCATCACCACCACGGCGCAGAG CCACCAGCGGACCTTCGTGCTGGAGGTGATGGGCCGCCACTGCGG GTACCTGGCGCTGGTGTCTGGCTTGGCCTCAGGTGCAGACTGGCTCTTCATCCCTGAATCCCCTCCAGAGGATGGCTGGGAGGACCTCATGTGCGAGAGGCTTGGGGAG ACGCGCAGCAGAGGCTCACGGCtcaacatcatcatcatcgCCGAGGGTGCCATCGACCGCAATGGCAAACCTATCTCCTCCAACTATGTGAAGGAT ctggtGGTGCAGCGCTTGGGTTTCGACACACGGGTCACCGTCCTCGGCCACGTGCAGCGCGGAGGGACTCCATCAGCCTTTGACCGTGTGCTG agcagcaagatggggatggaggcagTGATGGCGCTGCTGGAGGCCACGCCGGACACGCCGGCCTGCGTGGTGAGCCTCTCGGGGAACCAGTCGGTGCGGCTGCCGCTCATGGAGTGTGTCCAGGTG ACAAAGGATGTGCAGAAGGCCATGGATGAGAAGAGGTTTGATGAGGCCATCCAGCTCCGTGGGAG GAGCTTTGAGAACAACTGGAACATCTACAAGCTGTTGGCGCACCAGAAGCCAGCGCAGGAGAAG AGCCCTTTCAGCCTGGCCATCCTGAACGTGGGTGCCCCCGCTGCCGGCATGAACGCTGCCGTCAGGTCGGCTGTGCGAATCGGCATCTGCCAGGGGCACACTGTCTACGTGGTGAGCGACGGCTTCGAGGGCTTGTCCAAGGGGCAG atcCGTGAGGTGGGCTGGCACGACGTGGCGGGCTGGCTGGGACGTGGTGGGTCCATGCTGGGCACCAAGCG GACGCTGCCCAAGACCTGCATGGAAAAGATCGTGGAGAACGTGCGGAAATTCAACATCCAGGGGCTGCTGGTCATCGGGGGGTTCGAG GCCTACGAGGGGGTGCTGCAGCTGGTGGAGGCCCGCGGGCAGTACGAGGAGCTCTGCATCGTCATGTGCGTCATCCCCGCCACCATCAGCAACAACGTGCCTGGGACCGACTTCAGCCTGGGCTCGGACACCGCTGTCAACGCGGCCATGGAG agctgtgacCGCATCAAGCAGTCGGCCTCAGGCACCAAGCGCCGTGTCTTCATCGTGGAGACGATGGGGGGCTACTGTGGGTACCTGTCGACGGTCACCGGCATCGCGGTGGGTGCCGATGCTGCCTATGTCTACGAAGATCCCTTCACCATCCACGACCTGAAG GCCAACGTGGAGCACTTGACTGACAAAATGAAGACGGATATACAGAGAGGGCTGGTGCTGCG GAATGAGAAGTGCCACGAGCACTACACCACCGAGTTCCTCTACAACCTCTACTCCTCTGAGGGCAAAGGCATCTTCGACTGCAGGATTAATGTCCTGGGCCACCTCCAGCAG GGGGGAGCCCCAACCCCCTTTGACCGGAACTATGGGACCAAGCTGGGAGTGAAGGCGGTGCTGTGGATGtcagagaagctgcaggaggCCTACAGCAAGG GGCGCACGTTTGCCAACTCACCAGAGTCTGCCTGTGTGATCGGGCTCAGGAAGAAGGTGGTGGCCTTCAGCCCTGTGACCGAGCTGAAGAAAGTCACTGATTTTGA GCACAGGCTGCCCCAGGAGCAGTGGTGGCTGAACCTGCGGCTGATGCTGAAGATGCTCGCCAACTACCAGATCAGTCTGACCGAGTACATCTCGGGAACGATGGAGCACGTCACCCGCCGCACACTCAGCATCGAGAAGGGCTTCTAG
- the LOC115611322 gene encoding translation initiation factor IF-2 translates to MEPECAARPGPVSLPPHTPLRSFVSLRAVLPLPTPRVLRPGRSRWRLRRPPAGEDGGRPGGEGERQERCSCPPAGALRGEPARRHLGLVTGRAGERDKMAEGGGALPRRGSGGDAAALPRQWRDMGCGGAGCAPQGLPPWVRGPSGSSECAAGGALLLLYPASPVRVNVEEGKCGSRHLTSFINENYLKLRNK, encoded by the exons ATGGAGCCTGAGTGCGCTGCCCGGCCGGGTCCCGTCTCTCTCCCCCCCCACACTCCTCTACGCTCTTTCGTCTCTCTCCGGGCGGTGCTGCCGCTCCCCACCCCCCGTGTCCTGCGGCCTGGGCGGAGCAGGTGGCGGCTGAGGAGGCCCCCGGCGGGGGAAGATGGCGGCCGGCCCGGCGGGGAGGGCGAACGGCAGGAACGCTGTAGCTGCCCGCCCGCCGGCGCGCTCCGTGGGGAGCCTGCCCGGCGCCATCTTGGGCTGGTGACCGGGCGCGCCGGAGAGAGGGACAAAATGGCCGAGGGCGGCGGGGCCCTGCCGCGGCGTGGCTCCGGCGGGGATGCCGCGGCCCTGCCCCGACAGTGGCGGGACATGGGCTGTGGCGGGGCCGGCTGCGCTCCACAGGGCCTCCCGCCGTGGGTGCGCGGCCCCTCAGGCTCCTCCGAGTGCGCAGCCGGAGGAGCTCTCCTCCTTCTCTATCCCGCCAGCCCGGTTAGG GTTAAtgttgaagaaggaaaatgcgGAAGTCGCCATTTGACAAGTTTTATAAATGAGAATTATTTGAAGCTCAGGAATAAGTGA
- the CFAP410 gene encoding cilia- and flagella-associated protein 410 produces MRLTRAAVLARAKAVALDGVRRLNCWGSHLTDISICRDLPNIEVITFSVNGISDLEPLNQCQNLSELYLRKNNIASLNELFYLKNLPRLRVLWLSENPCCGSDPHRYRMTVLRNLPSLQKLDNQAVTEEELSQALVDGEEITAPPARRNVGNGFPESTESSAAESTTDTESELLNFSLEETNKIREELGMKPVPKDKFSSFSPRETDCNRKKRNNVLNAILLLTKELDAEGLEIIHQTVGRRLQAFRKKELQEE; encoded by the exons aTGAGGCTGACTCGGGCGGCCGTGCTGGCGCGGGCCAAGGCTGTTGCGCTCGATGGTGTCCGCCGCCTTAACTGCTG GGGCAGCCACTTGACGGAT ATATCGATATGCCGGGATTTGCCCAACATCGAGGTGATCACGTTCAG TGTGAATGGCATCTCAGACCTCGAGCCGCTGAATCAGTGCCAGAACCTGAGTGAACTCTATCTGAGGAAGAACAACATTGCAAGCCTAAATGAGCTCTTCTACCTCAAAAACCTGCCCCGGCTGAGGGTCCTGTGGCTGTCTGAAAATCCCTGTTGTGGGTCAGACCCTCACCGCTACCGAATGACGGTGCTGCGTAACCTACCCAGCCTGCAGAAGCTTGATAACCAAG CTGTGACAGAGGAAGAACTGTCCCAGGCCCTGGTTGATGGTGAGGAGATCACGGCCCCACCAGCAAGGAGGAATGTGGGGAATGGCTTCCCTGAGTCCACTGAATCCAGTGCTGCTGAATCCACCACAGATACCGAGAGCGAACTGCTGAACTTCAGTCTGGAAGAGACAAA CAAAATCCGAGAGGAGCTTGGTATGAAGCCTGTTCCCAAGGAtaaattttcctccttttcaccTCGAGAGACAGACTGTAACCGCAAGAAGAGA AACAATGTCCTGAATGCCATCCTGCTTCTCACAAAGGAACTGGATGCAGAGGGTCTGGAGATCATCCATCAGACAGTGGGGAGGAGGCTCCAGGCCTTTCGGAAGAAGGAGCTGCAAGAGGAGTGA